A region from the Marinobacter sp. SS13-12 genome encodes:
- a CDS encoding YciI family protein, giving the protein MKYMLMRKADSDTEKGVLPNEDILQAMADFNERMTQAGVFIDGDGLRPTSEGCRIQFRNGEPTVLQGPFEHTSELLAGYSVLEVDSLEDAIAWAKQWPREDAGGNVTLELRRYFTLEDFEPGAALEKHRAHGKLPREMNVHVAFGGNCREAMEFYAEVTAGTLEAMITYGETPAAEDVPAEMHDRIVHSSLNIRGRRLMGADMAGDCYQPPQGAQVHLDYADTEQSERVFHALSEEGTVIMPFEQTFWAHRFGMVQDRFGVQWMISADLEQCQ; this is encoded by the coding sequence ATGAAATACATGTTGATGCGCAAGGCCGACTCAGACACCGAGAAAGGTGTGTTACCCAACGAAGACATCCTGCAGGCCATGGCGGACTTCAATGAACGTATGACTCAGGCCGGGGTTTTCATCGATGGTGATGGCTTGCGACCAACCAGCGAAGGCTGCCGTATTCAGTTCCGCAATGGCGAGCCCACTGTGCTGCAGGGGCCATTCGAGCACACCAGCGAGCTGCTGGCTGGCTACAGCGTGCTGGAAGTGGATTCGCTGGAAGACGCCATCGCATGGGCAAAACAGTGGCCCCGGGAAGATGCCGGCGGCAATGTCACCCTGGAGCTGCGCCGGTATTTCACGCTTGAGGACTTCGAGCCCGGCGCTGCGCTTGAAAAACACCGCGCTCACGGAAAGCTGCCCCGTGAGATGAACGTGCACGTGGCATTTGGCGGTAACTGTCGGGAAGCCATGGAGTTCTATGCGGAGGTGACCGCAGGCACTCTGGAAGCCATGATTACCTATGGGGAAACACCTGCAGCAGAGGATGTACCGGCAGAGATGCATGATCGCATTGTCCACTCCTCTCTCAACATCCGGGGCCGCCGGCTGATGGGAGCCGATATGGCTGGCGACTGCTATCAACCACCCCAGGGTGCCCAGGTTCATCTTGACTACGCGGACACTGAGCAGTCGGAGCGGGTTTTCCATGCACTGTCCGAAGAGGGCACAGTGATCATGCCGTTTGAACAGACCTTCTGGGCACACCGTTTCGGAATGGTGCAGGACCGCTTCGGGGTTCAGTGGATGATCAGCGCCGACCTCGAGCAATGCCAGTAA
- a CDS encoding DUF5602 domain-containing protein, with the protein MNEPDSVSVVMSKDALQGLPEANGDKMVWEFTLPMPGDGPQTGYDHVVLDWNPAGHIPEGVYSVPHFDVHFYLISHGEREAITFHGEGREMAMAAPDQQLVPTGYVIPPDAAVDRMGMHGLDPAGSEFHGKPFSHNFIYGYYKGELIFVEPMVSLAFLQSLPEIASPVKKPQRYSYPAWYPATYRVGFDAGKGEYTIVLQGLKRYD; encoded by the coding sequence ATGAACGAACCTGACTCCGTGTCTGTGGTTATGAGCAAGGATGCGCTCCAGGGCCTTCCGGAAGCTAATGGCGACAAGATGGTCTGGGAGTTTACGTTGCCCATGCCGGGTGACGGCCCGCAGACGGGATATGATCACGTCGTTCTTGACTGGAATCCTGCCGGACACATTCCTGAGGGTGTCTACTCTGTTCCCCATTTTGATGTGCATTTTTATCTGATCAGCCATGGAGAGCGTGAGGCAATTACCTTCCATGGCGAAGGCCGTGAAATGGCCATGGCGGCACCAGACCAACAACTCGTGCCCACCGGCTATGTCATCCCGCCCGATGCGGCGGTGGACAGGATGGGAATGCACGGCCTTGATCCGGCCGGGAGTGAATTCCATGGCAAACCCTTCAGCCACAATTTCATTTACGGCTATTACAAGGGCGAGCTGATATTTGTTGAGCCAATGGTGTCCCTGGCTTTCCTGCAGTCACTTCCGGAGATAGCGTCACCGGTCAAGAAACCGCAGAGATATAGCTACCCGGCATGGTACCCGGCGACTTACCGAGTCGGGTTTGATGCCGGCAAAGGCGAGTACACCATCGTGCTCCAGGGCCTGAAGAGATACGACTGA